GGAATAACTGAGTAATACACATTCCATCCAAATAGGCCCAAGTTATTTTGTAATTGACCAAATTCAGAATGATGAAGCTTTTTTATTTGAAGAAGTACTCTTCTGGTGGAACTATATCACTAAAATTGTTTCTCTAACTTGGTTCTTTCTGCGCTGGTGATcttgaaatataaaaatgtaaagGTTCATTTAATCCTACTTGGGACTTCAGATGCATCAAATGAAACTCAGACTCTCTCTGGGAATGAAGTCTTATGTGTCTTGTTTGTCCTTTACGGTCTTTTCTTGTAATAATGAGATGAAGCCCCTCTGTTTTATTTTTTGGGAATAGGAAAGGGCTTATATGATGCTTAGTATGAACGATGAGGGGATTGATTATGGGAGTTGGGATGCTGGGAGCTATGGCcatgatgaggatgatgatgaagatTTTGATGATCCAAGCGAAGAAGAAGATGATGGTAGTAATGTGGATGAAGATGCTTTTGATGTGCATGCTCATGATGAAGCTAGTGAGGATGAGAACCAAGGGGTTGAGTTAGACCCATCGGCTTTTTCTAGTGATGAGGCCTATGCCAGAGCACTGCAAGATACTGAAGAGAGAGAAGTGGCAGCTAGATTATTGGCCCTTGCTGGGATAAATGAAAGTAAGTCTTTTGTTGAAACTTACTTTTACTGTTGTTTTTGGCCGGTTTTTTCTGTTCTGTTATCATGTAAACTATTGACAAATCTATGACTTTTAGTGTATGTTAGACAACCGCAAGATGAAGAGGATCGTGGTATTAATTCCCAGGTAATGATCTGTTTTAGCATTCTAAAGAAGTCAGCTTAACAGTATTGCTTCtgaagatcaatttgatattatCATTCATATGCATTAGTTTATCAGCTTTTTCATATTCTAACATGGATCTTGCATCTTGAGCTCTCTGAGCTTCTCTTTTCATAAAATTCAGAAGAGCCAACGTTGATAAATTTTGAGGTTGGTTACATCTTGGACGATTGCATAGACTTACTGCTATCCTGTCCCATGGAAGGGACTGCATGCAGATTATGTTTATGACAGTGTCTGATATTAGTATAATACtaaaaaaatgagaatattttGGAATGTTTAGAAATTTGGTAAATACAGAATCTGAACACACACGTACACACATGTATTTTTTTCCCGATTCGTAGTACTTAAATAAGATGTGCTTTTGCTGTTGTTGAAGGATGTCGGTTATCATGTTCTGCCGACTTAGGGAATAAAACGATATCCCAATAGGGGGTATTCGAGAAAAACCTTACATTATTTAATCTCTCTGCTCCATGTCTGAAGAACAAGATTTCGGATCACTGAAAGTATGATAGgttgtgcatagaagaccacaaTCTCAAAAGTGCCTCGCCCCTTTTCAAGCCCTTTTCAAATGCGATTGCATAAATCAAAGCAGAGATCCTAGCTCTCGTACTTCCCTCAGCATAGGGTCGAAGTCCCTTCACAATTCAGGGGTTTGCTTCGCCCGTGAAAATAATTCTATCCAAGTGAGGAATTGGAGCAACTTTGTACTTTTACATAAAATTAAACCAACAGCACATTGAAGTCATCCAGCAGCACCACTGTCATGTTGAATTTTCCAGACCAGTGTCCCCAAAGTCATTGGAACATACAGCGGCAACCCATAACCTCGTTCATCATACACTTAGTCACCTGCAGCCCATACTTTTGAACGATCTTGGAAGCAAACAAACGTGTGTATGGCCCCAGTATCGACCATGGTCACAACACTTCTGTTCCCAATCTTCAGATCCACATACACCTCCTTGGCATCATCTTCCTCATTATCTGCAATAGTCATGCAAGTCAGTTTGTTCAACAATCTCAACAGATTAACGTAGGCAGCAACTTCCTGTCCCTTTGCGTGTTTCTCCTCTTCAGCAAGAAAAACATTTATCTTTGCTTGTTTTGGACAGTTTTATGCGTGATGCCCAGGCTTTGGATAGTCCAGCAAACGTTCTCCACCCGCCTGCTGGTTAGTTTTTGATGATGTTCTGTTTGCCCTTGTCATTCCCGTCATGCTTTATGTTATCCTTCTTCTAGTACTCACTCTTCTCCTTTTTCTTAGATTTTGAAGGAGTAGAATCAGAAGTAGATTTAAGGTCGAGATATTGGCAGGTTCGCATAGCCGAGGACCATGTCTTGTCTTGGCATCAATGTTGCATAGTTGGTGCCATTCCATGCCCACACGTGCCTCATGTCAAACTGTGTCTTACTTCCCACAAGGCTACCTATGCCAACTCGTGCTAATCCAAGTATAGTCAATCAAACTTAGGTTGTAGTGTCATGATGTTGCCGCTTTTGTTCAGGTTGTGCCAAGGCCATCATGTCAAATCTATGTCATAATCATGGCATGCCGAGGGACCGAGTTAAGGGATAACAAACCACCTCTACCAGATGATCTCGTCGTCCTCGACGAGGAAAAATTCATATACtcttgtatttttttattttttttgatgacatgggaacccgcagccgctacccttcgggtgcgcacagagTGAACCCAggtcctgtgcaatagctcgcaaaccacacaagaGAGATAACCCACACTAGGCAAGCCCCCTGCGACGAGCTCGactcagaaggcaaatcccctgctatTCATATACTCTTGTATTTGCTTCTCGAACTGCTATAAAGTAGTTCCTTTTTCTCAAGTTGCATACGCATCAGGCTTGCCTTTCAATTTTATCAAAAATTCTGTCCGCCAGTTCTTCTAACTCATGCCCAACATCCGGTGGTCCAAGATCTTCTCCATGCAGTCTTCAAACTTTTTGCACACCATAGGAAGAGCACACTTTGTCTTGTTCCGTCACGGATCATCTTCATAGACTTCTTCAAAAAGCTAATGTGGAAGGTGGGGTATTCCTTAAGTCTGTCTGGCAACTTAAGTCGGCATGCCACAACGCCTACTTTCTTAACCATTGCAACTCAAGTCTGTCTGGCAATTTCCAAAGTGACCATCGCACTTCGGAATAAAGCCTCGATGACTTGTATTGCTGTTGATCTTAACCAAATTTGAGAGTTAGTTTCAACAACACTTTGTCACCCTCGTTAAACTCCAAAACCCGCCTGTTATTGTTGGCATACTTCATCATGCCCTTGGAGGCTTTCCTCACGACAAGAAACAAAATTCCGTGGGCGGCAAAAACCAAGTGCGGATGGATTCTGGAAAGGTGCAGGCTATAGTGGAGTGACACACTCCTAATGGCTTGAAGGAATTGAGATCGTTTCTTGGCTGGACAACCTATTAGAAAATTCACTATTGGTTACTCGAAGAAAGCTACTTCTTTGACAAACTTGTTAAAGAAGAATGTGAGATGGGATTGATCCGATTCTTGTGTGAAGGCGTTCAATAGTTTGAAAGAAACTATTAACCAATATTGTGGTGCCCGACTTTGAGTTGCCTTTTGAAGTGCACAAAGATGCTTCCAACATAGCTTTTGGTTGGGTGTGGATCCAAGAAAGTCACCCTGAAGTTGAATGAAGCGGAGCAACACTATTCTGCTCATAAAAAGGAGGTGATTGTTGTGGTGCATTGCCTGCAGAATTTGGTGTAACTGCTGAGAACTAAATCCGTGGTACGTACCCGACAAAAGTTGAGTCCTAAGCACACAGTTTCTGATTGAGTAAGATTTCGTGTTGAAACCCTAGCCCGAAAGGCAAAACCAAATGGCGGATCACAAGAGTCGGATTTGACTTTGTTGATTGGATCAAATTTTCTGCTGCCAATGATAGTCAAGGGGCGTTGTTTGTTAGCCCCTTCAACAAGATGCTCGGCATGACATGGTTGTGGCAAGGGATTTATGATTGAGGGCCCTTGACACAACCTTATGAATGTCGTTGGCATCATGCATGGATGAAAACCAAGCATGACAGACTATGTTGTGGGTTGACAAAGGCACCTTGGCGGAGGCAACGCTGCCTAGCATGTGTGCATGCGAAGCTGGCTTAGCATTGGACACCGTGGTAGTAGTGCCAAGGCAAGTGTTGGCATGGACAAGTCTGACATGCGATACATGTGGGAAGGGCGTGCAAGCAGTGGCATGGGCGGACAACGTCAAGACTAGTGCCAAGCAAGCCTTGGGCACCTGCACAAGCATGCGACGCACATGCCGGAAGTTGGGCAGTTACTTTTGTCTTCGTCCGAGTATAGCCACGTGGCATTGTCTTGAAACTGTATGTTTGAATATATTTAATGTGCCTAGCAGTTAGGGATGTTAATTGTCATAGGATAGGGTTCCTTTTTGGGCTGACAAGTATCAAGGGCGTGGCTGCACTATATAAATGTGTATGCAGCCTTGGCACAAGTTAACAAAGGCCTCGGTGGTCTTTGTATTGTTGTCTAAGTGTCTTGAGCGTCTTAGCGTTCTTTGTAGTCGTGATTAATACAAAATTGGGAGTGAGCTATCCTGTAAATGTGCCTTGTGTTCAATATTACTTGTTTAAAAATATTCTAAGTCCCTAACCTAAAAGACAACAAGAAGGCTGAATTGAGCGAGAATCTTGACTGCCACATAATGACATGAATAAGAGTTCACCCCTGTAATGCATCTTGGCTTGCTAGGGATTGTTTGGAGCATCTTGATGAAGACCTTTTTAAACCCTTTAATATGCCTTTGTATGCTAACTGTAAGTGCtcgtttggttgggaaacaacttatcccgggattagttattccaccctcaaggtgggataaaataaggctaaaatcccgggataactaatcccgggattagttatcccggatttttattccaaccaaacatgggataaggaggcactaaaattttatcccgggactatttttgcttatccttcacaccaaacgacccctaagagtaTATTGATAATATTTACATGTAACCAAAATCTACTGTTCAAGCGTGGACTCTGGAAATATGAGTGTGCGAACAGAATACCAAATTTGGCTCTAATGTAATGTGAAAAAATGTGAGGATTCTACCATACTGTCAAAGGCAATAGATAAAGTGACGCACAACATTTATGAACTTCTTTGGATGCTCTCATATACCTAATGTCGCATTGTTCTCTGTACCATTTTGTTCAAACAGTGCTATCAAAACTTATTTAATGACAGGTTCTCCTTACAGTAGTCTGAGCTACTAGTTGCTTGATTTCTTATTTAAGTTTCCTTTGTTATTTGTTAGGGTATAGTTTAGTTAAAATTGTGATAGATCAAAAAAGTGCATATAGCAACTGATATGGGTATATCATATGCAAAATCTTTTCTCATGTTACTTTTTTTGGCCCCAATCCTCATAATGATGCTATTTTGATGCATTTTGTGCTATTAAATTAATGGACTCTTTGGGTGATTGTTAAAGGAAGCTCCTCGAGGCTGAAGATTCTTCCACCATTGTTTGCTTTCTCCTCCTTCCCTTTCTTCAATATAGATgagataaaatatttttttcatacTCGAGGTTATCTTAAGCTTTTTTTCATCTACCACTTTGTTGTTTTCTTGACATAGAATTCCTGCATAGTGGAGCATCAGATGAACTTTGTGATGTCGCATTAAGTCTGGTTTAACCATACATGTCTATTTTGTTGTTTTTAGGATGCATGGGAGGATGTTGATCCCGATGAGCTTTCTTATGAGGTACTTCAGTTTGTTGAATTTGTTTCTCTCTTTTTGACATACTTCGTATGTTCTACTTCAGATGTTTGATATTGTTCAACTGTCTGCACTCATGCAGGAACTTATAGCACTGGGTGAAGTTGTTGGAACTGAGAGCAGGGGGCTTTCTGCTGATACAGTTGCCTCTCTGCCTTCAGTGAACTACAAGACACAAACTGCGTCAGAAGGGACTACTGATTCGTAAGCTAACATATCCTTTGCTGTACTCGTTCATATGTGAAAGTGTTGACGACTTGACATTTTTGCACTACAGGTGTGTTATATGTAGATCGGATTATGAAGATGGTCAAAAATTGACTGTGCTGTCCTGCAAACATACTTATCATTCTGAATGTCTGAACAAATGGTTACAAATAAACAAGGTATTAGAAGTgcccaacaccccccccccccccccccccctctctcttccCCCCTCAAAATGAATCCTTGAACTGTGACGGAGAACTATCTTTGCTAAGCCAACTAATATCTTTTCTGTCATTGTTTGTAGCCCAAGGCTCCCTTACCTTCTGGACCTTTTTTAGAAATTACTCCCTcggtctcaaattatctgtcttGATTCTCTTTGACACGCACCTTAAGAAACATTGATTAGGAGGGTTTTTTAACTAGTTTACCTTTCATTGGTATTTGAACAATCATAGTATCACCCCATAATTGAGGTGTGTGTAGTCTTCAAGAAACAATtactactaagggtaaaatggaaaaaataattaattttgtctgaacttctaaaacgacaacgacagataatttgagaagAACTTTTTTTTAGAAATAACGACATATAATTCTAGACAAGTACATAAGTTTTATCTGTGATATGTGGCTCTATCCGAGACTAAAATTTTGTTTTAGCCCCATCATGGTCGGCTGATATATGTCGAAGTTATTTGAAGAATCATGGTAGTTCTAAGTTTAGCTTGCTCAATTGCTGAATGTTAGCTGTGCTTCTATTGCCGATGCTTCTCACACTGAACTAGATTGTACTCCTCTTTCCCCCCTTTTTTCTGGTTTGAAAGGAAATATATGCCTCTTGTCAGTACTGTTTAGGGTGGCGATAGCTCTTGCAGTGACTTAGATCTTTGAGTTACTTCATTTTCATCTGGCTATGTGCCATATTGAATGAGAATGAGACTTCTTAACCCATTTTGTGTGACACAGTTGAATGTATACGGAGATTAAAATGTTGGATTTCCTTTGCATATTGCATCGTACCAATTGTAAGAAAATTGTTAAAGCTGGTACTCGGTTCGTTGCATTTAACAGGAGGACAATCATTGTTTTGATATTCAACTGTGGCTAGAATGAATTTGAATTGTTGAATTCTATATTTGTAAATGTATTATGATGCACCAGAATAGGGATAACTGCCTATATTTTGATCTTAAGCTTACTATGAGTTTCTCTATTCAAGTAACAGAACCTGCTTTTATTTGATAACACCTCACAGTATCGGCAGTGACGAGAAAGTGTTGCTCTAGTGATAGAGTCCACCTTCAACTAAGTGGTGTAAGCAAACCTCGGTTCCTCAAGTTGGGGTAATTGGCTGGGATGGGGGTGGGTGATCAGCCCATGCGTCCTTGCTTTCCAACGTATATTAACGAATTTTCCACATATTGACTGTCCAAATTGTTGAATAATACTAATATATTGTTGCTTTTCAGTATTCATATGTGAGATTTCTATATAAAGATTGTTATTTCAGGGCTGCAGTTGATTCTTGTATATGATTTTGTGCATGCAGGTTTGTCCTATATGTAGCACTGAGGTCTCCACCTCTGGAAACAGCTAGTTACAGAAATCGAAGTGTTTGTTCAATGCAAATTATTGATAGTAATACAGAGACCAATCTCTCTGCTTGTTTGACCATTCTTGGTTCACTCTGGCTGGCTTCCTTTGTTCTGTTtatcatataatatcatgaaTGTACCAAGTTCTAATAATTCCCTCCTTTTAAATGTTtcctctttaattttttttcgttACACCTTGTCACTCTAAGATCCTTCATCAAACCTGCTCCCATTTCcagccaagaaaaaaaaaaaacggctCGAATGGTACGATCCCCTCTGCCACCTCTCATTTGATAGCTTTTAAAAAGAGTACTGATTCTTACACCATCAATATAAACGAGTTGCATGTGTAAATGTTTCTTAACAACCGTTATTGCAAAAAATTGAGCTAGTGTGTTGCTAGATTCGTTATCGATACGTATTAATGAAAACATCAAATAAAAAAACTAACTATAGTATCAAATTGACCAAATTGAATAAAAATCATAGGTCATTGGAAATTGAAGAAGAGAGAACGAGCAGGATATCGAACGATTAATTTTAATTTCTTGATATTGTGGAtcaattttgatttcttgaatTGTGGAATTCATCAAAGATGAATCACCGTTAAGCGGTCAACGGACACATACTAATACTAGGAGTAGCAGGAACTTCCATGTCCATGTAAGCATTGAGATGTTCATATTGAAATTCGCATCACCGTGTTGTTACAGGAGCCTTTGAATATAATATCTTTGGGAACTTTACAGGGTATAACAAACTCCTATACAGCTGAGGCTCTTTTGTGATCGTTTCGCAATTGATGTTAGTGGCTGATTCCCTTTGTTAGGCTTAGCTTTTCCTGGTGTCCTCTGTTCTGTTTTCAATTGTCAGTCTTATCTGTTTGAGTTTTTCTCTCGTGGATAATTATGTGTCACTATTTTTTACTAGCTTATTGTGATGACCTTCCAAGTTATCTTGCTACATAAGCacatattttagacatgtggatgcttacatggcAAAGATGTTAACATTTATGGGAAGATTCTAGAGCCATGGAGAGTTTTCTTGGAGAGTCTCTAGATCCTTATAAAATATTTAGGAAGACTTTCTTGAAAAACCTTAGAATATTCTAGACATGTAGAGAATTCTAGAGAGGGGACATACTTGTAAATATAGAGGGACTTGTGTAACAATTATTATTTATCCAttagtccctaggtgagtagtataaatagagaggCATACATTTGTAAAATCCATCAAGAAAAACAATTCAAGTTCTCTCtaataaaaagcttccttctagcaaatttctcttgtctttctcaattactattcccttagcgatcttgagtgtagtaaactaggctgacttggcatagcaagatcgtgagcaagttgtgcaagaacgtgagtgagttgtcaagtgccgcacgtgcggttagttgaagactaaggacgtgacaacgtggtatcagagcgaaggttACGACTGAGGGAATGACAAACGACGGAGAAATCAACGCTGCTAAAACCCAAGCCAACGTCATCCAGGATGCTGCTGGCAAGAAGGGCCATAACAAAAAGAGGAATGACACCAACAAGAGCCAGGAGGTGCTGCCAGAGATTGTGCCAAATGAAGGGCTTACATCCCAAGAACCATCTACCACTGAGGCGAGCGAGGATGACGTGGAGGTCCTGTCCGAGGACATCTCGCTCGGTAAAGAGTGGGTTATGAAGGTTAATGTGGGGATGGATGCCATCGACATATTTGGCCAACGTTTAGGCAAGGTGGAGGGCACTCTTAGCGTTCTTGAGGGGCATACTCTTGAAGAGATTGAAAGCATCCGAAATGACTTGGAAGGGCACATGCAGGCTGAGATTGAGGTAAAGCAAACCATCACTGCCTTAGAGTGCAGACTCATGGAGGCGTTGAGTACTATAGATGCCATGAAGGCAAAGATAGTGGCACTCGAAGGGCAGGTCAACGTTGGTGTGACCGAGGCAGCCAACAATATTGTCGTGACGAGGGAGGCTAAGATCGAGGATCCCAAACCACCAGTGTTCAAAGGGGTTCGTGATGCACAAGAGGTGGAGAACTTTCTTTGGCGCTTGGAGAATTATTTCAGGCATGGAAAAGTGAGGGACGATGAGGCCAAGATCAACACCGCTGGGTTGTACCTAACAGAGACAACCATGTtatggtggagaagaaaggtCGCCAATGCTGACAGAGGTCTATGCACAATCAACACGTGGGATCAGTTCAAGCATGAGTTCAAGCGACAGTTCTTCCCAAATAATGTCTTGTATGAGGCAAGACATAAACTTAGAGAGTTGAAGCAGACAGGGAGCATTCGCGACTATGTCAAGGAGTTCACCACCCTTATGCTTCAAATTCCCAACCTCACTAGtgatgacttgttatttcactttATGGACGGGTTACAGAACTGGGCTAAGCAAGAGTTGCAACGCCGACAAGTCAGTGATATAGACAAAGCCATAGTGGAGGCCGAgtctttgatggatttcaagcatGACAAACGCGACAAAGGCAAAGGTCATGAGTCAAGGGGTGGCAATACCACAGGTGGGGGAGACCCTGGTAAGAACAAGGAGTCTCAACAATACTACTCCAGGACTCAAAATGCCAACAAGTTCGATGGCAAAAAGTCAAATGGTCGTCAGGGTTATGCTGAGAAGAAGGCGCAGGTCGAGAAAAATGGATGCTACATATGTGGAGGACCACACGGCTTCAGAAATTGCCCCGACTTGAAAAGCATCAATGCAATGGTTCGTGATCGAAAGGAGCAGACACAAGGAGAGAGTTCAGACACCGCACAGTTAGGTATGATAGGCATATGTGGCGCTGTCAAGGAGCAACCCATCCAACCCGACGAGAATAGAAATCAATACGTGGATCTCACTATAAACAACAAGCTCGCTCGGGCATTGGTGGACACTGGAGCAACTCACAATTTTGTGATCGAGGCTGCAGCGAAGAGACTAGAGTTGAAGCTCGCGCCAATTAACGCCCTCGTTAAGACTGTGAATGCTAAGCCAGAAAATGCTCGTGGTGTAGCTAATGGCGTTGGTGTCAAATTGGGCGATTGGAAAGGTACGACAAATTTTACCGCCACTACTATGGATATCTTTGACATTGTTCTGGGACAAGAGTTCTTTAGGCATTGCCACGCGATGATCGACCCCTACCTCAAACGTCTCTTGGTCTTGGAGCGAGAAGGAGCTTGCATGGTGCCTACAGTGATTATACCGCATGCAAAGGGACAAACACAACTTTCAGCTATGCAGCTAATCAAAGGTCTCAAGAAAGGAGAGCCAACACTCATGGCAACCATTGCAAGTTTGGAAGAATACAAGGGTCCCCAGAACATACTGCCTCCTTGCATAGAGAAGTTGCTCGAGGAGAACAAAGATGTCATGCCCGATGAGCTACCTAAGCACCTGCCTCCTAGACGTGAGGTGGATCATAAGATTGAGTTGGATCCAGGGGCTAAGCCACCCGCATTTGCCCCTTATCGCATGGCACCGCCTGAGTTGGAGGAGCTTAGGAAACAACTAAAGGAGTTACTAGATGCCGGCCACATTCGCCCATCGAAGGCACCCTTTGGTGCACCGGTGTTGTTTCAAAAGAAGAAGGATGGATCGTTGCGCCTGTGTATAGACTATCGGGCACTTAATAAGGTCACAGTGAAGAACAAGTACCCGATCCCGCTCATTGCCGACTTATTTGATAGACTTGGACAAGCCAAGTACTTTACCAAGGTGGATCTTCGCAAAGGTTACTACCAGGTTCGGATTGCAGAAGGGGACGAACCAAAGACAGCCTGTGTGACAAGGTACGGAGCCTTCGAGTGGTTGGTGATACCCTTCGGGTTAACCAACGCACCCTTTACATTTTGCACTTTCATGAATGAGATCTTTCATCCCTACCTGGATTAGTTCGTGGTAGTATACTTGGATGATATAGTCATCTACAACAACACCTTGGGGGAGCACGTGGAACACCTACGAAAGGTTTTCCAAGTTTTGCGAGAGAACGAGCTATACATCAAGAGGGAAAAGTGCGAGTTTGCACAATCAAAGGTGCACTTCTTGGGCCATGTCATTAGCAATGGCGAGCTACGCATGGATGATGCTAAGGTACGAGCTATCCAAGAGTGGGAGGCACCTACAAAGGTAACCGAGTTGAGATCCTTCCTTGGCCTTGTTAATTACTACCGGCGTTTTATCAATGGCTATTCAGGTAAGGCAGCACCCTTGACCGAGTTGTTAAAGAAGAGCAAATCATGGGGGTGGACGGAGCACTGCCAAAAGGCGTTTGAAGACCTTAAGGAAGCCGTGACAGAGGAGCCAGTTCTAGCGCTGCCCGACTTTAGCAAAATGTTCGAGGTGCATACAGATGCTTCTGAATTTGCCATTGGGGGTGTCCTGATGCAAGATAGGCATCCCATAGCATTCGAGAGCCGCAAGTTGAACGATACGGAGCAGCGTTACACGGTGCAAGAGAAGGAGATGACTGCCATTATGCATTGTCTTCgcatatggagacattatttgttgGGGTCGAAGTTCGTGGTCAAGACTGATAATGTGGCCACTAGCTACTTCCAAACACAGAAGAAGCTCACACCAAAACAGGCTAGGTGGCAAGATTTCTTGGCTGAGTTCGACTATGTGTTGGAGTATAAGCCGGGCAAGGGTAACGTTGTAGCCGATGCCTTGAGTAGAAAGGCCGAGCTTGCTGCAATTACTTCAGCAAGTTGGGATATACGGGAGGCTATAAAGGAAGGCATGCAACATGATCCCACAGCTAAGCAGCTTATGAAGTTAGCCACCCAGGGGAAGATGAGGCGCTTTTGGGTAGAAGACGGTATATTGCTCACCACAGGTCGAAGAGTCTACATGCCGAAGTTTGGAGATATTAGGCGGCGTATTATGAAGGAGAGCCACGACACCTTATGGGCTGGTCACCCAGGTCAACGCTGCACTAGAGCCTTAATTGAGTCGGTCTATTATTGGCCGCGCATACGTGAGGACATAGAGTGTTATATGCAGACTTGTCTTGTGTGCCAACAAGACAATGTTGAGCAAAGGCAGCCCGGAGGACTTTTGGAGCCACTACCAATAGCGGAGCGTCCATGGGAGAGCGTGACTATGGACTTTATCACCTGTCTACCGAAGTCCGACGGTTATGGAACTATCATGGTGGTCGTGGATAGATTTTCGAAGTATGCCACTTTCATGCCCGCTTCACCAGGATGTACAGCTAAGGAAGCCGCCAAACTATTCTTCAAGAACGTGGTGAAATATTGGGGCTTACCAAGGCATATCATCAGTGATCGAGACCCCCGCTTCACT
Above is a genomic segment from Lycium barbarum isolate Lr01 chromosome 12, ASM1917538v2, whole genome shotgun sequence containing:
- the LOC132621515 gene encoding E3 ubiquitin ligase BIG BROTHER-related, translating into MENSKSNNNNTNNNNEASAAKTTSPIAANDNNNEQRGNPNGSDVDNSSVQINGNGELDDSNTCSNEGGATRRTRFTELSQVEADLALARTLQEQERAYMMLSMNDEGIDYGSWDAGSYGHDEDDDEDFDDPSEEEDDGSNVDEDAFDVHAHDEASEDENQGVELDPSAFSSDEAYARALQDTEEREVAARLLALAGINEMYVRQPQDEEDRGINSQDAWEDVDPDELSYEELIALGEVVGTESRGLSADTVASLPSVNYKTQTASEGTTDSCVICRSDYEDGQKLTVLSCKHTYHSECLNKWLQINKVCPICSTEVSTSGNS